Within Candidatus Thermoplasmatota archaeon, the genomic segment TTTTACTTTCCATTCCCCCTCTACTTCTGTTTTCTTAATATATTCACAGAGACCATACTTTGCGCCCAAAGTCATTATTGGACCAGTAGGGGCCAATGGTAATAGTAGTTCTATAATTGTTTTCCTGATTTTGTTCACTTTCTCAGTATCAGTCTTTACTATTAACCCCTCTTCTACTGGATAACAACAAGATGTAACCAACCTTGACCGTTTATTCTTCGTGATTTCTACCATGCATAATCGGCAAGCACCATAAGGTTCTAATTTTTCATGATAGCATAATGTGGGGATGTCAATCCCAACAGATTTAGCTGCTTGTAGAATAGTCATTCCTTCTTCAGCTTTGACTTTTTTTTCATC encodes:
- a CDS encoding 2Fe-2S iron-sulfur cluster-binding protein produces the protein MRTITLEIDEKKVKAEEGMTILQAAKSVGIDIPTLCYHEKLEPYGACRLCMVEITKNKRSRLVTSCCYPVEEGLIVKTDTEKVNKIRKTIIELLLPLAPTGPIMTLGAKYGLCEYIKKTEVEGEWKVKGFRFPTEQNDCTLCGLCVRYCAEIKKENAVGFIGRGVDRHIAILPEKGGICIFCRECYNLCDGGKFPHEAEAF